One genomic segment of Panicum virgatum strain AP13 chromosome 2N, P.virgatum_v5, whole genome shotgun sequence includes these proteins:
- the LOC120659832 gene encoding F-box/LRR-repeat protein At3g26922-like has protein sequence MEPSDPSAKRRPKKLMVTHAGSITHRQDAPPPDARGEEEGIDHISSLPDAILGDIVSLLSMKEGARTQILSSRWRHTWRAAPLVLDGTELTPKGLLRTDEMDLAADDKALASTVSRILSTHPGPGRRFCIPAHHLFERPTTVDTWLRSPALDNLQELDFWDDGIYGFLRQFAPASPPASAFRFSGTLCVATFGKCQLPDCLVEGIHFPNLKQLALEYVSISEHSLHAMISSCPVLECLLLRLSFGFGCLRISSSSLKSIGVGTNRYRNQPQLREIIIVDAPSLERLLFLESYMSIYVFVIAAPKLETLGSPTDGIDGLDPCRIAFGTTTIQDSQVINMTTVVRNVKILAVKSRHINLDMVLDLMKFFPCLEKLYIKCCISGDMNRWRRKQRQFINCFDIHLKTIVLQEYRGTRSQVNFASFFLLNAKKLESRTLEVDNRLANDTFFIEQYTMLHMEKRASRTARLQFTTKRCRRNAHVNHVRDLAITDPFECRC, from the exons ATGGAGCCATCAGATCCCAGTGCTAAGAGGAGGCCAAAGAAGCTCATGGTAACCCACGCAGGATCTATAACTCATAGGCAAGATGCGCCACCACCTGATGCTAGGGGTGAAGAAGAAGGTATTGATCACATCAGTAGCCTCCCGGATGCAATCCTTGGCGACATAGTTTCCCTCCTATCCATGAAGGAAGGTGCGCGCACCCAAATCCTATCCTCCCGGTGGCGCCACACTTGGCGTGCTGCCCCTCTTGTCCTTGACGGCACTGAACTCACTCCCAAGGGCCTTCTTAGAACCGATGAGATGGACCTCGCTGCTGATGACAAGGCCCTTGCTAGCACGGTCTCTCGCATCCTCTCTACCCACCCAGGCCCTGGGCGCCGCTTCTGCATCCCAGCGCACCACCTCTTCGAACGACCCACCACTGTTGACACCTGGCTTCGCTCTCCGGCACTCGACAATCTCCAGGAACTTGATTTCTGGGATGATGGGATATATGGGTTTCTTCGACAGTTTGCACCGGCATCCCCACCGGCATCTGCTTTCCGGTTCTCTGGCACCCTCTGCGTTGCTACCTTCGGCAAATGCCAGCTCCCAGATTGCTTGGTGGAAGGGATTCACTTTCCCAACCTCAAGCAGCTCGCCCTTGAATATGTCAGTATCTCGGAGCACTCACTGCACGCCATGATTTCCAGCTGCCCTGTGCTGGAATGTCTACTTCTTCGCCTCAGCTTTGGGTTTGGCTGCCTCCGGATAAGCTCCAGCAGCCTTAAGAGCATTGGTGTGGGTACTAATCGGTATCGTAACCAACCCCAGTTACGGGAAATCATCATTGTCGATGCCCCATCTCTTGAAAGGTTGCTTTTTCTTGAATCATACATGTCCATCTATGTATTTGTGATCGCAGCACCTAAACTTGAGACCTTAGGTTCTCCCACTGATGGGATTGATGGGTTAGATCCTTGCAGGATCGCGTTTGGAACGACCACTATTCAG GATTCGCAAGTCATTAACATGACGACGGTGGTGCGCAATGTCAAGATTCTAGCTGTGAAATCAAGGCATATAAATCTTGATATGGTGCTTGACTTGATGAAATTCTTTCCATGTCTGGAGAAGTTGTACATAAAG TGTTGTATTTCAGGGGATATGAATCGGTGGCGTCGCAAGCAGAGGCAATTCATTAACTGCTTTGACATCCACCTAAAGACAATAGTGCTGCAGGAGTATCGAGGCACCAGATCACAAGTCAACTTCGCCTCGTTCTTTCTACTGAATGCAAAGAAGTTAGAGTCGAGGACGCTTGAGGTTGACAACAGACTTGCCAATGACACGTTTTTCATAGAACAGTATACGATGCTTCATATGGAGAAAAGGGCTTCAAGGACTGCTAGGTTACAATTTACAACAAAAAGATGTCGCCGCAATGCACATGTCAACCATGTTCGCGATTTAGCTATAACCGATCCCTTCGAGTGTAGATGCTGA